The Osmerus eperlanus chromosome 12, fOsmEpe2.1, whole genome shotgun sequence genome has a segment encoding these proteins:
- the LOC134031005 gene encoding pantothenate kinase 3-like isoform X1, with protein MDHSNTSDLTRKGACHGNGLTNGFHSTSTSNGSLNALSLNGTSCSGSGGGSSSSGSHNGIENFRHLQEDVQNNGSPAKRCRLRRRMDSGRKNRPPFPWFGMDIGGTLVKLVYFEPKDITAEEEQEEVENLKSIRRYLTSNVAYGNTGIRDVHLELRNLTMCGRTGNLHFIRFPTHDMLGFIQMGRDKNFSSLHTTLCATGGGAYKFEEDFRTIADLELQKLDELDCLIHGLLYVDSVGFNGHPEGYFFQNPSDPEHCVKQPCCLDNPFPMLLVNIGSGVSILAVYSKDNYKRVTGTSLGGGTFLGLCCLLTGCETFEEAMEMAAKGDSTNVDKLVKDIYGGDYDRFSLQGSAVASSFGHMMSKEKRDSISKEDLARATLVTITNNIGSIARMCAVNEKIERVVFVGNFLRINTVSTKLLAYAMDFWSKGQLKALFLEHEGYFGAVGAFLELLRLSDDL; from the exons ATGGATCATAGCAACACATCGGACCTGACAAGGAAGGGTGCCTGCCACGGGAACGGTCTAACGAACGGATTTCATTCTACGTCAACCAGCAACGGGAGTTTAAATGCTTTAAGTTTAAACGGAACGAGTTGCAGCGGTAGTGGGGGCGGTAGCAGTAGCAGTGGAAGCCATAATGGAATTGAAAATTTTCGCCATCTTCAGGAGGATGTTCAGAATAATGGGTCGCCAGCCAAACGATGCAGACTTCGGAGAAGAATGGATTCGGGTAGAAAGAACAGACCAC ccttCCCCTGGTTTGGCATGGACATCGGGGGCACCCTGGTGAAGCTGGTCTACTTCGAGCCCAAGGACATCAcggcagaggaggagcaggaggaggtggagaacctGAAGAGCATCCGCCGCTACCTCACGTCCAACGTGGCCTACGGCAACACGGGCATCCGTGACGTGCACCTGGAGCTCCGCAACCTGACCATGTGCGGCCGCACGGGGAACCTGCACTTCATCCGCTTCCCCACGCACGACATGCTGGGCTTCATCCAGATGGGCCGCGACAAGAACTTCTCCAGCCTGCACACCACGCTCTGCGCCACCGGGGGAGGGGCCTACAAGTTCGAGGAGGACTTCAGGACG ATAGCCGACCTGGAGCTCCAGAAGCTGGACGAGCTGGACTGTCTGATCCACGGCCTGCTGTACGTGGACTCAGTGGGCTTCAACGGTCACCCCGAGGGCTACTTCTTCCAGAACCCGTCTGATCCAGAGCACTGTGTCAAACAACCTTGTTGCCTTGACAACCCCTTCCCCATGCTCCTAGTCAACATTGGCTCAGGAGTCAGCATCCTGGCTGTCTACTCCAAGGACAACTACAAACGGGTCACAggcaccag CCTGGGAGGTGGTACGTTCCTGGGGCTGTGCTGCCTGCTGACTGGCTGTGAGACGTTTGAGGAGGCGATGGAGATGGCTGCCAAGGGGGACTCCACCAACGTGGACAAGCTGGTGAAGGACATCTACGGAGGGGACTACGACCGCTTCAGCCTGCAAGGCTCCGCTGTGGCCTCCAG CTTTGGTCACATGATGAGTAAGGAGAAGAGGGACAGCATCAGTAAGGAGGACCTGGCCAGAGCCACGCTGGTCACCATCACCAACAACATCGGCTCCATCGCACGCATGTGTGCTGTGAATGAG AAAATTGAGAGGGTGGTGTTTGTGGGGAACTTTCTGAGGATCAATACTGTGTCCACCAAGCTGCTTGCATATGCCATGGACTTCTGGTCGAAAGGCCAGCTCAAAGCCCTCTTCCTGGAGCACGAG ggtTACTTTGGAGCTGTGGGTGCCTTCCTGGAGCTACTCAGGTTATCAGATGACCTCTGA
- the LOC134031005 gene encoding pantothenate kinase 1-like isoform X2: MKLIVKKPAFPWFGMDIGGTLVKLVYFEPKDITAEEEQEEVENLKSIRRYLTSNVAYGNTGIRDVHLELRNLTMCGRTGNLHFIRFPTHDMLGFIQMGRDKNFSSLHTTLCATGGGAYKFEEDFRTIADLELQKLDELDCLIHGLLYVDSVGFNGHPEGYFFQNPSDPEHCVKQPCCLDNPFPMLLVNIGSGVSILAVYSKDNYKRVTGTSLGGGTFLGLCCLLTGCETFEEAMEMAAKGDSTNVDKLVKDIYGGDYDRFSLQGSAVASSFGHMMSKEKRDSISKEDLARATLVTITNNIGSIARMCAVNEKIERVVFVGNFLRINTVSTKLLAYAMDFWSKGQLKALFLEHEGYFGAVGAFLELLRLSDDL; this comes from the exons ATGAAGCTCATAGTCAAAAAACCAG ccttCCCCTGGTTTGGCATGGACATCGGGGGCACCCTGGTGAAGCTGGTCTACTTCGAGCCCAAGGACATCAcggcagaggaggagcaggaggaggtggagaacctGAAGAGCATCCGCCGCTACCTCACGTCCAACGTGGCCTACGGCAACACGGGCATCCGTGACGTGCACCTGGAGCTCCGCAACCTGACCATGTGCGGCCGCACGGGGAACCTGCACTTCATCCGCTTCCCCACGCACGACATGCTGGGCTTCATCCAGATGGGCCGCGACAAGAACTTCTCCAGCCTGCACACCACGCTCTGCGCCACCGGGGGAGGGGCCTACAAGTTCGAGGAGGACTTCAGGACG ATAGCCGACCTGGAGCTCCAGAAGCTGGACGAGCTGGACTGTCTGATCCACGGCCTGCTGTACGTGGACTCAGTGGGCTTCAACGGTCACCCCGAGGGCTACTTCTTCCAGAACCCGTCTGATCCAGAGCACTGTGTCAAACAACCTTGTTGCCTTGACAACCCCTTCCCCATGCTCCTAGTCAACATTGGCTCAGGAGTCAGCATCCTGGCTGTCTACTCCAAGGACAACTACAAACGGGTCACAggcaccag CCTGGGAGGTGGTACGTTCCTGGGGCTGTGCTGCCTGCTGACTGGCTGTGAGACGTTTGAGGAGGCGATGGAGATGGCTGCCAAGGGGGACTCCACCAACGTGGACAAGCTGGTGAAGGACATCTACGGAGGGGACTACGACCGCTTCAGCCTGCAAGGCTCCGCTGTGGCCTCCAG CTTTGGTCACATGATGAGTAAGGAGAAGAGGGACAGCATCAGTAAGGAGGACCTGGCCAGAGCCACGCTGGTCACCATCACCAACAACATCGGCTCCATCGCACGCATGTGTGCTGTGAATGAG AAAATTGAGAGGGTGGTGTTTGTGGGGAACTTTCTGAGGATCAATACTGTGTCCACCAAGCTGCTTGCATATGCCATGGACTTCTGGTCGAAAGGCCAGCTCAAAGCCCTCTTCCTGGAGCACGAG ggtTACTTTGGAGCTGTGGGTGCCTTCCTGGAGCTACTCAGGTTATCAGATGACCTCTGA